A segment of the Arcobacter sp. F155 genome:
GCCTTAGAGACAACTGTTGAGTTTACTGATGATAGTTCAGCTATTAAAGCGATTGGTGGTTCTATTAAATATATAGAAGGAGATATTGCAAGTAAAAAGTTGACTATAAATAGTGATATTTCTGAAATTACTTGTTTAAAACCCCCTTCAAATAACTTCTTTACTGGAACTGGTTTTGATATTCACCCTTTTGAAGAGAATAAAAAAATGTTTTTAGGTGGAGTAAATATTGATGTACATTATGGGTTTAAAGCTCATAGTGATGGAGATGTACTTATCCATTCATTAATTGATGCTTTATTAGGTGCAGTAGG
Coding sequences within it:
- a CDS encoding 2-C-methyl-D-erythritol 2,4-cyclodiphosphate synthase gives rise to the protein ALETTVEFTDDSSAIKAIGGSIKYIEGDIASKKLTINSDISEITCLKPPSNNFFTGTGFDIHPFEENKKMFLGGVNIDVHYGFKAHSDGDVLIHSLIDALLGAVGAGDIGEFFPDTSEKYKNIDSKILLNNIVEFICNVGYEIVN